In a genomic window of Corynebacterium lizhenjunii:
- the ileS gene encoding isoleucine--tRNA ligase produces the protein MSETPQVGSVYPKVDMTGGSSRFPDMEQVVQQYWKDDDTFQASLEQTRQCPEYIFYDGPPFANGLPHYGHLLTGYVKDIVPRYRTMAGNYVPRVFGWDTHGLPAELEAEKQLGITDKGQIEEMGLEKFNDYCAKSVMEYAHEWEAYVNRQARWVDFDNGYKTMDINFMESVMWAFKELYDKGLIYQGFRVLPYSWAEHTSLSNQETRLDDSYKMRQDPTLTVTFPVTGALPGTNAESTLAQHPELAQAAFLAWTTTPWTLPSNSALAVHPEVDYALIRATAGDFEGRTFIMAQALVGTLAKELGEVEVLQTFTGSQLAGFSYQPIFDFFPQLRNGFQVIEADYVTTEDGTGVVHQAPAFGEDDMNSCNAYDIELVIPVDENGEFTAQVPPYQGQLVFDANKNIIKDLKEAGRVVRHVTIEHSYPHSWRSGEPLIYMALPAWFVKVSAFRDRMVQLNREEIEWLPAHIRDGQFGKWLEGARDWNISRTRYWGAPIPAWVSDNPEYPRVDVYGSLDELERDFGVRPTSLHRPYIDELTRPNPDDPTGKSKMVRVPDVLDCWFESGSMPFAQKHYPFENKEWFETHSPSDFIVEYSGQTRGWFYVMHVLSTALFDRPAYKKVVAHGIVLGNDGQKMSKSKGNYPNVNEVFDRDGSDAMRWFLMSSPILRGGNLIVTEQGIREGVRQAILPIWNAYTFLQLYAGREASFDVSSTNVLDRYILAKTHDLVAAVDAALADTDIATATEEVRLFADALTNWYVRRSRERFWAGEDAHPEAFNTLYTVLETVARVVAPLLPHVAEVIYRGLTGKRSVHLARFPQAADYPADAALVEAMDATRAVASAASSVRKANKLRNRLPLPKLTVALADSQRLAEFADIIRDEVNVKEVLLTDDVDSVGTFEVVCNAKVAGPRLGKDVQRAIKNLKAGNYQRRGDQVVVDGDITLSPEEYTERLQAANPASTARVDLGNTVAGLVVLDTQVTEELEAEGWAADVIRGLQDARKASGFEVSDRIRVELSVPQARQEWAQRHASHIAAEVLATDFRVTADALSGPTHAVLKDVTATVEKVGEKA, from the coding sequence ATGAGCGAAACCCCACAGGTGGGAAGCGTCTATCCCAAGGTAGATATGACGGGAGGCTCCAGTCGGTTCCCGGATATGGAGCAGGTGGTCCAGCAGTACTGGAAGGATGATGACACTTTCCAGGCGTCTTTGGAACAGACTCGGCAGTGCCCGGAGTACATTTTTTATGATGGCCCGCCTTTTGCTAATGGTCTGCCGCACTATGGCCACTTGTTGACGGGCTATGTCAAGGACATTGTTCCGCGCTATCGCACGATGGCGGGCAACTATGTGCCGCGCGTATTCGGTTGGGACACCCACGGCTTGCCAGCGGAGCTGGAGGCAGAAAAGCAGCTGGGAATCACGGACAAGGGCCAGATCGAGGAGATGGGCCTAGAGAAGTTCAATGATTATTGCGCAAAGTCGGTGATGGAGTACGCCCACGAGTGGGAGGCCTACGTTAACCGCCAGGCCCGCTGGGTGGACTTTGACAACGGCTACAAGACGATGGACATCAACTTCATGGAGTCTGTCATGTGGGCCTTCAAGGAACTCTATGACAAGGGTCTTATCTACCAAGGTTTCCGGGTGTTGCCTTACTCCTGGGCGGAGCACACGTCGCTGTCCAATCAGGAAACCCGCCTGGATGACTCGTATAAGATGCGCCAGGATCCGACCCTGACAGTGACCTTCCCGGTCACTGGCGCCCTGCCAGGCACCAACGCAGAATCCACGCTGGCCCAGCACCCGGAGCTGGCCCAGGCGGCTTTCCTGGCCTGGACCACCACGCCCTGGACCCTGCCGTCTAACTCTGCGCTAGCCGTGCACCCAGAGGTGGACTATGCGCTCATCCGCGCCACCGCGGGCGACTTTGAGGGGCGCACGTTCATCATGGCCCAGGCCCTGGTGGGCACGTTAGCCAAGGAGTTAGGGGAGGTCGAAGTACTCCAAACCTTCACCGGCTCCCAGCTAGCCGGCTTTAGCTACCAGCCAATCTTTGACTTCTTCCCGCAGCTGCGCAATGGCTTCCAGGTCATTGAGGCGGACTATGTCACCACGGAAGACGGTACCGGTGTGGTCCACCAGGCCCCGGCCTTTGGTGAAGACGATATGAACTCCTGCAATGCCTATGACATTGAGCTGGTTATCCCGGTCGATGAAAACGGCGAGTTCACCGCGCAGGTTCCGCCATACCAGGGGCAGCTGGTCTTTGATGCCAACAAGAACATCATCAAAGACCTCAAGGAGGCCGGCCGCGTGGTGCGCCACGTGACCATCGAGCACTCTTACCCGCACTCCTGGCGCTCCGGCGAGCCGCTGATCTACATGGCGCTGCCGGCGTGGTTTGTCAAGGTCTCTGCTTTCCGCGACCGGATGGTCCAGCTTAACCGTGAGGAGATCGAGTGGTTGCCGGCGCATATCCGCGATGGCCAATTTGGCAAGTGGCTTGAAGGCGCGCGCGACTGGAACATCTCCCGCACCCGCTATTGGGGTGCGCCCATCCCGGCTTGGGTGTCCGATAACCCGGAGTACCCCCGTGTGGACGTCTACGGGTCCCTGGATGAACTCGAGCGCGACTTCGGCGTGCGGCCCACCAGCTTGCACCGCCCGTACATCGACGAGCTCACCCGCCCGAACCCCGATGATCCGACGGGCAAGTCGAAGATGGTGCGCGTGCCAGACGTGTTGGACTGCTGGTTCGAGTCCGGCTCTATGCCTTTTGCACAGAAGCACTACCCCTTTGAGAACAAGGAGTGGTTTGAGACCCACTCGCCGTCGGACTTCATTGTGGAGTATTCCGGCCAGACCCGCGGCTGGTTCTACGTCATGCACGTGCTCTCTACGGCGCTTTTTGACCGCCCGGCGTACAAGAAGGTGGTCGCCCACGGCATCGTGCTGGGCAATGATGGCCAGAAGATGTCGAAGTCCAAGGGCAATTACCCCAACGTCAATGAGGTCTTTGATCGCGATGGCTCTGATGCCATGCGCTGGTTCTTGATGTCTTCGCCGATCCTGCGCGGTGGCAACCTCATTGTCACCGAGCAGGGGATCCGCGAGGGCGTGCGTCAGGCCATCTTGCCTATCTGGAATGCCTACACCTTCTTGCAGCTCTACGCTGGGCGCGAGGCCTCCTTTGATGTCAGCTCTACTAATGTGCTGGATCGCTATATCTTGGCTAAGACCCATGACTTGGTGGCGGCGGTGGATGCCGCGCTGGCAGATACGGATATTGCCACGGCCACGGAGGAGGTGCGCCTGTTCGCAGACGCCCTGACTAACTGGTATGTGCGCCGTTCTCGCGAGCGTTTCTGGGCGGGCGAGGATGCGCACCCGGAGGCCTTCAACACGCTCTACACGGTGCTGGAGACCGTTGCCCGCGTGGTGGCTCCGCTGCTGCCGCACGTGGCGGAGGTTATCTACCGGGGCCTGACCGGTAAGCGTTCCGTTCACCTGGCTCGCTTCCCGCAGGCGGCAGACTATCCTGCCGATGCCGCCCTGGTGGAGGCCATGGATGCCACCCGCGCGGTGGCCTCGGCGGCATCGTCAGTACGCAAGGCCAATAAGCTGCGTAACCGCCTGCCGCTGCCCAAGCTGACTGTGGCCTTGGCTGACTCGCAGCGCCTGGCGGAGTTTGCAGATATCATCCGCGATGAGGTCAACGTCAAGGAGGTGCTGTTGACCGATGATGTGGATTCGGTGGGTACCTTCGAGGTGGTGTGCAACGCTAAGGTGGCCGGGCCGCGTCTGGGCAAGGATGTGCAGCGCGCGATTAAGAACCTCAAGGCAGGCAATTACCAGCGACGCGGCGATCAGGTGGTAGTCGATGGCGACATCACGCTTAGCCCTGAGGAGTACACGGAGCGTCTGCAGGCGGCCAATCCTGCCTCGACTGCCCGGGTGGACTTGGGCAATACGGTGGCGGGCCTGGTGGTGTTGGATACCCAGGTCACCGAGGAGCTGGAGGCCGAAGGCTGGGCTGCGGATGTGATCCGCGGTCTGCAAGATGCCCGTAAGGCATCTGGTTTCGAGGTTTCCGATCGCATCCGTGTCGAGCTGTCCGTGCCGCAAGCGCGCCAGGAGTGGGCGCAGCGCCACGCCAGCCACATCGCTGCGGAGGTCCTGGCCACAGACTTCCGCGTCACTGCCGATGCCCTCTCTGGCCCCACGCATGCAGTGCTCAAGGATGTCACTGCCACCGTGGAGAAGGTCGGGGAGAAGGCCTAG
- a CDS encoding DivIVA domain-containing protein: MPLTPADVHNVAFSKPPIGKRGYNEDEVDTFLDLVEDALAQLQDENDDLNAQVEQLRAEAKSGSGSSVSPAGKATDSVDEAALRKDIESKLRAEYDSKLNAANQEAAGAKAEAAKAKDAAAQAQEAAKQAQARAAEAAKAPAAAPAAGAELKAAQEDASRAKAELEAVKKELDAAKKDNEALKKAAAAAPKTAAAAPVGDAQGMATADTHMQAAKVLGLAQEMADRLTSEAKDESASMLAEARTAAEKQLADADSRSKTQLAQAQKEADAQLAEAQSRSQKLVADAESKAQQTESDAKSRAEAQVRQAEEKAAALQADAEKKHTEVMNTVKQQQAALETRIAELRTFEREYRTRLKTLLESQLEELESRGSAAPNSDATKANS, translated from the coding sequence ATGCCGCTGACACCCGCTGATGTACATAACGTCGCTTTCAGCAAGCCGCCGATTGGTAAGCGCGGCTACAACGAGGATGAGGTAGATACTTTCCTTGACCTGGTTGAAGACGCTCTTGCCCAGCTGCAGGACGAAAACGATGACCTCAACGCCCAGGTAGAACAGCTGCGTGCGGAGGCCAAGTCTGGCTCTGGTTCCTCGGTTAGCCCGGCTGGCAAAGCCACCGACTCTGTAGATGAGGCGGCGCTGCGCAAGGACATTGAGTCCAAGTTGCGTGCGGAGTACGACTCCAAGCTCAACGCCGCGAACCAGGAGGCCGCTGGCGCTAAGGCGGAGGCCGCTAAGGCCAAGGACGCTGCCGCACAGGCTCAGGAGGCCGCCAAGCAGGCCCAGGCCCGTGCTGCCGAGGCCGCCAAGGCACCTGCCGCCGCACCCGCCGCGGGTGCTGAGCTCAAGGCCGCGCAGGAGGATGCTTCCCGTGCCAAGGCTGAGCTGGAGGCTGTAAAGAAGGAGCTCGACGCCGCCAAGAAGGACAACGAGGCCCTGAAGAAGGCCGCAGCTGCTGCGCCCAAGACCGCTGCCGCTGCCCCGGTGGGGGACGCGCAAGGAATGGCCACCGCAGATACGCACATGCAGGCCGCTAAGGTGCTGGGCCTGGCTCAGGAGATGGCAGACCGCTTGACCAGCGAGGCCAAGGACGAGTCCGCCTCCATGCTGGCGGAGGCCCGTACGGCAGCTGAGAAGCAGCTCGCGGATGCCGACTCGCGGTCTAAGACTCAGTTGGCACAGGCCCAGAAGGAGGCCGACGCACAGCTGGCTGAGGCCCAGTCGCGCTCCCAGAAGCTGGTGGCCGACGCGGAGTCGAAGGCACAGCAGACTGAGTCTGATGCCAAGTCTCGTGCGGAGGCACAGGTTCGCCAGGCAGAGGAGAAGGCTGCCGCGCTGCAGGCCGATGCGGAAAAGAAGCACACCGAGGTGATGAACACCGTGAAGCAGCAGCAGGCCGCGCTGGAGACCCGGATTGCAGAACTGCGCACCTTCGAGCGCGAGTACCGCACCCGCTTGAAGACCCTGCTGGAGTCTCAGCTGGAGGAGCTGGAGTCCCGTGGCTCCGCTGCCCCAAATAGCGACGCGACTAAGGCAAATAGCTAG
- a CDS encoding YggT family protein — protein MNDIGIALYVLIQLYTLLVIIRVVVEMIASFSRSFSPPRWFSMIAEPIFKVTDPPIHLLRRAIPPLQLGGVALDVSVLVLFVLLNLLAALVGVIFI, from the coding sequence GTGAATGACATTGGCATAGCGCTTTATGTATTAATCCAGTTGTACACGTTGTTGGTCATTATCCGCGTTGTTGTGGAGATGATTGCTTCATTTTCGCGCAGTTTCAGCCCGCCGCGGTGGTTCAGCATGATTGCGGAGCCCATCTTCAAAGTGACTGACCCACCCATTCACCTTCTGCGACGCGCGATTCCGCCGCTGCAGCTAGGAGGGGTGGCGCTGGACGTGTCCGTGCTGGTGCTCTTTGTGCTGCTCAACCTGTTGGCCGCGCTGGTAGGGGTCATTTTTATCTGA
- a CDS encoding cell division protein SepF: MSFIDRTKEFFGLAPMDMDSEDAYYAQESRYDSGHDADRDAKYATRYESKGSAAYAPRTAPAPSYESARPAYEPTIVPLSLRDYREAPKIGDSFRDGDVVILEVTDAEPGHAKRLVDFTAGLAYAVDGSKMRNLTREMDTSRKVFALLPAGVDIDDPELQRMAHLR; the protein is encoded by the coding sequence ATGTCCTTTATCGACCGCACCAAGGAGTTCTTCGGCCTGGCGCCGATGGACATGGATTCTGAGGACGCCTACTACGCACAAGAGTCCCGCTACGACTCTGGCCACGACGCCGACCGTGACGCGAAGTACGCAACCCGCTACGAGTCCAAGGGCTCTGCCGCCTATGCGCCGCGTACCGCCCCCGCGCCGAGCTACGAGTCTGCCCGCCCAGCGTATGAGCCCACCATTGTGCCGCTGTCCCTGCGTGATTACCGTGAGGCTCCGAAAATCGGCGACTCTTTCCGTGATGGCGATGTGGTGATCCTCGAGGTTACGGATGCAGAGCCCGGACACGCCAAGCGACTTGTGGACTTCACCGCTGGCTTGGCCTACGCGGTGGACGGGTCCAAGATGCGTAATTTGACGCGCGAGATGGACACCTCCCGCAAGGTTTTTGCGCTGCTGCCCGCCGGTGTGGATATTGATGACCCTGAGCTGCAGCGCATGGCCCACCTGCGCTAG
- a CDS encoding YggS family pyridoxal phosphate-dependent enzyme, protein MSRKDELAHRLQTTREQVAQLAAAAGRPAPEILPVTKFHPAADVALLAELGVTDVAENREQEARAKAEELPQLRFHMIGQVQTKKANHVARWAASVHSVDSLKLARALDRGVALAVERGERRESGDAPAILPVFIQLSADGDAARGGVPMAQPQAVAELVEAVEDSVHLRLAGFMVVPPIDADPAAVFGAARALTDEWAGRLGRELKLSAGMSADLRAAIESGTDIVRVGTGIMGPRPIL, encoded by the coding sequence ATGAGTCGTAAGGATGAACTAGCCCACCGCCTGCAGACAACGCGCGAGCAGGTGGCCCAGTTGGCCGCGGCTGCTGGCAGGCCTGCGCCGGAGATTTTGCCGGTGACTAAGTTTCACCCGGCGGCGGACGTGGCCTTGCTCGCGGAGTTGGGAGTGACGGATGTCGCCGAAAACCGGGAACAGGAGGCTCGCGCCAAGGCCGAGGAGCTGCCGCAACTGCGCTTTCACATGATTGGCCAGGTGCAGACTAAGAAGGCTAACCATGTGGCGCGGTGGGCGGCCAGCGTGCATTCGGTGGATTCGCTCAAGCTGGCCCGCGCCCTCGACCGTGGTGTTGCCTTGGCCGTCGAGCGCGGGGAGCGGCGGGAGTCTGGCGATGCCCCCGCTATCCTGCCCGTCTTTATCCAACTGTCTGCAGATGGTGATGCCGCCCGCGGCGGGGTGCCCATGGCTCAGCCGCAGGCCGTGGCCGAGCTGGTGGAAGCGGTTGAAGATTCCGTACATTTGCGCCTGGCGGGCTTCATGGTGGTACCGCCGATCGATGCCGACCCGGCGGCGGTTTTTGGCGCAGCGCGTGCCCTGACCGACGAGTGGGCGGGGCGGTTGGGACGGGAGTTGAAACTCTCCGCAGGCATGAGCGCGGATCTGCGCGCTGCGATTGAATCTGGCACGGATATTGTGCGTGTCGGAACCGGCATCATGGGACCGCGGCCGATACTTTAG
- the pgeF gene encoding peptidoglycan editing factor PgeF — MPINEEAQSGAPDVRHRPVRMVFTTRAGGASASPYDSFNLGDHVGDDPAAVAANRQRLQRILGVETVVYMEQLHTNTVTVVDGSSTRIEATDALVTTRPGVALAVLVADCVPVLLADHRAGVAAAVHAGRLGARNGIVAATVAQMERLGARPGAITAVLGPAASGRNYEVPAEMAADVEAKLPGSRTTTAKGTVGLDLRAGIVRQLLSLGVTAIEADPRCTIEDKDFFSYRREGTTGRQAGVVWLNPAANSPATLKEQQS, encoded by the coding sequence ATGCCAATAAACGAGGAAGCACAATCCGGCGCACCTGATGTGCGCCACCGCCCCGTCCGCATGGTGTTTACCACCCGTGCCGGCGGGGCTTCGGCGTCCCCCTACGACTCCTTCAACCTGGGGGATCACGTGGGCGATGACCCAGCTGCGGTTGCGGCCAATCGCCAGCGCCTGCAGCGGATACTCGGTGTGGAGACGGTGGTGTATATGGAGCAGCTCCACACCAATACCGTCACCGTCGTTGACGGCTCAAGCACCCGCATTGAGGCTACCGATGCCCTGGTAACCACGCGCCCTGGCGTCGCCCTGGCCGTCCTGGTGGCTGATTGCGTCCCGGTATTGCTGGCGGACCATCGCGCAGGAGTGGCCGCGGCCGTACACGCGGGCCGTCTGGGGGCGCGTAACGGCATCGTGGCGGCAACGGTGGCCCAGATGGAGCGCCTGGGGGCACGCCCCGGTGCCATAACGGCGGTGTTGGGCCCGGCGGCATCGGGAAGAAACTATGAGGTGCCGGCTGAGATGGCGGCCGATGTGGAAGCCAAGTTACCGGGCAGTCGCACCACCACGGCGAAGGGGACAGTGGGCCTGGACTTGCGGGCGGGGATCGTCAGACAGCTGCTGAGCCTGGGGGTGACCGCTATTGAGGCGGACCCGCGCTGCACTATCGAAGACAAGGACTTCTTTTCCTATCGCCGCGAGGGCACCACGGGCCGCCAGGCCGGGGTGGTGTGGCTCAATCCCGCAGCAAACAGCCCTGCAACCCTCAAGGAGCAACAGTCATGA
- the ftsZ gene encoding cell division protein FtsZ → MTTPSNNNLADIKVVGVGGGGVNAVNRMIEEGLKGVEFVAINTDAQALLLCDADSKLDIGREATRGLGAGANPEVGRQAAEDSKSELEEYLRGADMVFVTAGEGGGTGTGAAPVVASIAKKQGSLTVGVVTKPFKFEGQRRTRQAEEGIAALAEVCDTLIVIPNERLLQLSSEELPIVEAFRLADEVLHNGVQGITDLITTPGMINVDFADVRSVMADAGSALMGIGNARGENRALVATEQAINSPLLESTMHGAKGVLLSVAGGSDLGLHEINQAATLVNEHADPDANIIFGNIIDDSLGDEIRVTIIATGFDAEKNRHDDGRSGIISHENPSPVHHQEPAAPAATPAPQAERGSLFEDRSFEDRSAAAGERQSYQPRHEYRVGEPDRGATHDAGRDRGPRNEEAGLFTSRQRADERPASDSDDDLDVPDFLR, encoded by the coding sequence ATGACCACCCCGAGCAATAACAACCTCGCAGACATCAAGGTCGTCGGTGTCGGCGGCGGCGGCGTCAACGCCGTCAACCGCATGATCGAAGAAGGCCTCAAGGGCGTCGAATTTGTCGCGATCAACACCGACGCGCAGGCGCTGCTGCTGTGTGATGCCGATTCCAAGCTAGATATCGGCCGGGAGGCTACCCGCGGCCTGGGCGCCGGTGCCAACCCAGAGGTGGGCCGCCAGGCGGCCGAGGACTCCAAGTCCGAGCTGGAAGAGTACCTGCGTGGCGCCGACATGGTCTTCGTTACCGCCGGTGAGGGCGGTGGCACCGGTACGGGTGCCGCCCCGGTGGTGGCTTCCATTGCGAAGAAGCAGGGTTCGCTCACCGTTGGTGTGGTGACCAAGCCCTTCAAGTTCGAGGGCCAGCGCCGCACCCGCCAGGCTGAAGAGGGTATCGCCGCCTTGGCTGAGGTCTGTGACACCCTGATCGTGATTCCGAACGAGCGCCTGCTGCAGCTTTCTTCTGAGGAGCTGCCGATTGTCGAGGCTTTCCGCCTGGCCGACGAGGTGCTGCACAACGGTGTGCAGGGCATCACGGATCTGATTACCACCCCGGGCATGATCAACGTTGACTTTGCGGACGTGCGCTCCGTGATGGCTGATGCCGGCTCGGCCCTGATGGGCATTGGTAACGCCCGTGGTGAAAACCGCGCCCTGGTCGCTACTGAGCAGGCTATTAATTCTCCGCTGCTGGAGTCCACTATGCACGGCGCCAAGGGCGTGCTGCTGTCTGTGGCTGGCGGCTCCGACCTGGGTCTTCACGAGATTAACCAGGCCGCTACCTTGGTCAATGAGCACGCTGACCCGGACGCCAACATTATCTTCGGCAACATCATTGATGATTCGCTGGGTGACGAGATCCGCGTGACCATCATCGCCACGGGTTTCGACGCGGAGAAGAACCGCCACGATGACGGCCGCTCCGGGATTATCTCCCATGAAAACCCCTCCCCGGTGCACCACCAGGAGCCCGCAGCTCCGGCCGCCACTCCGGCCCCACAGGCCGAGCGTGGCTCCCTCTTCGAAGACCGCTCCTTCGAGGATCGCTCCGCCGCAGCAGGGGAGCGCCAGAGCTACCAACCGCGCCACGAGTACCGCGTGGGCGAGCCGGACCGCGGCGCAACCCATGACGCCGGCCGCGACCGTGGTCCCCGCAACGAGGAAGCCGGGCTGTTTACCTCCCGGCAGCGAGCAGACGAGCGCCCGGCCAGCGATAGCGACGACGATCTCGACGTGCCGGACTTTCTGCGCTAG
- a CDS encoding cell division protein FtsQ/DivIB, which produces MSRGAIAATIACVLAVCAVAVGAVYAFPLLKVEEFTYEGLDHVTEEEAQQAAGIVVGDNLMRIDAQQAAAQVAQLPWVHSATVARVLPREVHIRVEERQAVAYVESAEGPRLVDDRGYEFIIDVPPAEAVELVGGDDFADAVEVLAALPEELRAQARSVDVADRFNLVFYLDDDRVVEWGANEDNADKARAFATVLKMEGQRWNISNPELVVSR; this is translated from the coding sequence ATGAGCCGGGGAGCCATTGCTGCGACCATTGCCTGTGTGCTGGCGGTGTGCGCTGTGGCCGTGGGGGCAGTCTACGCATTTCCGCTGCTCAAGGTCGAGGAGTTCACGTACGAGGGCTTAGACCACGTGACTGAGGAGGAGGCGCAGCAAGCGGCCGGCATAGTTGTAGGGGACAACCTCATGCGGATTGATGCCCAGCAGGCTGCTGCCCAGGTGGCGCAACTGCCGTGGGTGCACAGCGCGACAGTAGCCCGCGTGCTTCCCCGTGAGGTTCATATTCGGGTCGAAGAGCGCCAGGCGGTTGCCTATGTGGAATCCGCGGAGGGTCCGCGTCTGGTAGATGACCGCGGCTATGAGTTCATCATCGACGTGCCACCGGCAGAGGCGGTGGAGCTTGTCGGCGGGGATGATTTCGCCGATGCCGTGGAGGTGCTTGCAGCTCTGCCAGAGGAGTTACGGGCGCAAGCGAGGAGTGTGGACGTGGCGGACCGCTTCAACCTAGTTTTCTACTTAGATGACGACCGCGTGGTGGAGTGGGGCGCTAACGAAGACAACGCTGATAAGGCGCGCGCTTTTGCCACCGTGTTGAAGATGGAAGGCCAACGGTGGAATATCTCTAATCCGGAGTTGGTGGTGTCCCGTTAA
- the murC gene encoding UDP-N-acetylmuramate--L-alanine ligase: MVGIGGAGMSGLARILLARGHAVSGSDVKDSTPVEVLRAMGAAIAVGHHADNLQQLGQEPTVVVTSFAAIPQDNPELVAARKAGIPLIRRSDLLAELMEGQQQVLLAGTHGKTSTTSMTVAAMQTAGMDPSFAIGGQLNRAGTNAHHGTGSAFVAEADESDASLLRYSPTVAVVTNIEPDHLDYFGSAAAYYQVFDDFADRVGPGGHLVVCLDDDQAARTGVRAVQRGIGVLGYGTAEAAARYPEIAHAARVDTTQLQGEYTVVHATLALPEHAAVKVRYILQIPGQHMVLNSLAALLSGALLGGEVDKLAEGLSEFTGVRRRFEYRGEVDGIRVYDDYAHHPTEVRAVLRAAREKIAAEGSGARIIACFQPHLYSRTIEFQEEFAQALALADVAVVLDIYGAREQPVEGVTSRIITEKMPQGKAVYEPDFSAAPRTVRDCARAGDLVLTMGAGSVTMLAAEILATDADSAEPADAASSAGPACAGCAGAEDSTR, encoded by the coding sequence ATGGTGGGCATTGGCGGGGCAGGCATGTCTGGCCTGGCGCGCATCCTCCTGGCGCGAGGACATGCAGTTTCTGGCTCCGATGTGAAAGATTCCACCCCGGTGGAGGTTCTGCGGGCCATGGGCGCGGCTATTGCTGTTGGCCACCATGCGGACAATCTGCAGCAGCTGGGGCAGGAACCAACCGTGGTGGTGACCTCCTTTGCTGCCATTCCGCAGGATAATCCGGAGCTGGTGGCTGCCCGTAAAGCGGGTATTCCGCTGATTCGCCGGTCGGATTTGCTGGCAGAGCTGATGGAAGGCCAGCAGCAGGTGCTCTTGGCCGGCACACACGGCAAGACGTCGACGACCTCGATGACGGTCGCCGCGATGCAGACCGCGGGCATGGATCCCTCCTTTGCTATTGGTGGGCAGCTCAACCGCGCAGGCACCAACGCGCACCACGGCACCGGCAGTGCTTTTGTGGCAGAGGCTGACGAGTCCGATGCCTCGCTGCTGCGCTACAGCCCCACGGTGGCGGTGGTGACCAACATTGAGCCGGATCATCTGGACTACTTTGGCAGCGCTGCTGCTTACTACCAGGTCTTTGATGATTTTGCGGACCGCGTGGGCCCGGGTGGGCACTTGGTGGTGTGTCTCGATGATGACCAGGCTGCGCGTACAGGGGTGCGGGCGGTACAGCGCGGCATCGGCGTGCTAGGTTACGGCACCGCAGAGGCTGCAGCCCGCTACCCAGAGATTGCCCATGCTGCGCGGGTAGATACGACGCAATTGCAGGGGGAATACACCGTGGTCCATGCGACCTTGGCGTTGCCTGAGCACGCTGCGGTAAAGGTGCGCTATATTTTGCAGATTCCGGGGCAACACATGGTGCTCAACTCCCTGGCAGCACTGCTTTCCGGCGCGCTGCTGGGCGGTGAGGTGGACAAGCTAGCGGAAGGGCTGAGCGAATTTACCGGTGTGCGTCGACGCTTCGAATACCGGGGCGAGGTGGATGGCATCCGCGTCTACGATGATTACGCCCACCATCCCACCGAAGTGCGCGCCGTTTTGCGTGCTGCCCGGGAAAAGATTGCGGCGGAGGGAAGCGGCGCGCGGATTATCGCCTGTTTCCAGCCTCACTTATACTCGCGCACCATTGAGTTCCAGGAGGAGTTTGCCCAGGCTTTGGCGTTGGCAGATGTGGCCGTGGTGTTGGATATCTACGGTGCGCGTGAACAGCCGGTTGAAGGGGTGACCTCCCGGATTATCACGGAGAAGATGCCGCAAGGCAAGGCTGTCTACGAGCCGGACTTTTCCGCAGCCCCCCGCACGGTTCGTGATTGTGCGCGCGCGGGCGACCTGGTGTTGACCATGGGCGCAGGGTCTGTGACCATGCTGGCCGCCGAGATTTTGGCAACGGATGCTGACTCGGCGGAGCCTGCCGATGCCGCGAGCTCTGCCGGTCCTGCCTGTGCTGGCTGTGCTGGCGCTGAGGACAGCACGCGATGA